In Rosa chinensis cultivar Old Blush chromosome 1, RchiOBHm-V2, whole genome shotgun sequence, a genomic segment contains:
- the LOC112200120 gene encoding protein FAR1-RELATED SEQUENCE 6-like, with the protein MDLDEEGRLRNLFWADARSRATCEDFGDVITFDTTCLTNKYDMPFAPFVGVNHHGQSLLLGCGLLCDETTMSFTWLFEVWKTCMKGKSPNAIITDQCAAMKNAIEVMFPNAKHRWCLWHIMEKIPKKLRGYKKEYEEIKTIMTDAVYEALTIDDFEREWTSMREKYFPNGDNWLDGLYKERHRWSKTSLKIFVEQYGAAMADKIEKEEQEEFNTLSRGVEPFSGFKFEKQFRDAYTNAKFKEF; encoded by the exons ATGGATCTTGATGAAGAAGGTCGACTAAGGAACCTCTTTTGGGCTGATGCTAGGAGTAGAGCAACTTGTGAAGATTTCGGAGATGTTATCACATTTGACACGACATGCTTGACCAATAAATATGATATGCCATTTGCTCCTTTTGTTGGAGTAAATCATCATGGTCAGTCTTTATTATTGGGTTGTGGCTTGCTTTGTGATGAGACTACAATGTCATTTACATGGCTATTTGAGGTGTGGAAGACATGCATGAAGGGAAAATCTCCAAATGCTATAATTACTGATCAATGTGCAGCAATGAAAAATGCTATTGAGGTTATGTTTCCAAATGCTAAACATCGATGGTGCTTGTGGCATATTATGGAAAAGATTCCAAAAAAGCTCAGGGGTTACAAAAAAGAATACGAGGAGATAAAGACTATTATGACTGATGCAGTATATGAAGCATTAACTATTGATGACTTTGAGAGAGAATGGACATCCATGCGTGAGAAATATTTTCCCAATGGAGATAATTGGTTAGATGGGTTGTATAAAGAAAGGCATCGATGG TCGAAAACCAGTTTGAAAATCTTTGTAGAACAATATGGAGCAGCCATGGCAGATAAGATTGAAAAGGAAGAGCAAGAAGAATTTAATACGTTGTCTAGAGGTGTAGAACCATTTAGTGGTTTCAAGTTTGAGAAACAATTTCGAGATGCTTATACAAATGCAAAATTCAAAGAGTTTTAG
- the LOC112182311 gene encoding histidinol-phosphate aminotransferase, chloroplastic isoform X1, translating to MGVINLSHASSLHFTNPTSPTPSSKRNTRPTSVIAMSTIPVQQQPPLVNDGQHRLTGDSFIRTHLRTLSPYQPILPFEVLSARLGRKPEDIIKLDANENPYGPPPEVSEALGALKFPYIYPDPESRCLRAALAKDSGLDAEYLLAGCGADELIDLIMRCVLDPGDKIVDCPPTFTMYEFDAAVNGASVIKVPRKSNFSLNVEVISDVVKQEKPKCIFLTSPNNPDGSIISDDILLKILELPILVVLDEAYIEFSGLESRMQWVKKHENLIVLRTFSKRAGLAGLRVGYGAFPLTIIEYLWRAKQPYNVSVAAEVSACAALQNPTYLENVKNALLQERDRLYHLLKELPFLKPYPSYSNFILCEVTSGMDAKKLKEDLAKMGVMIRHYNNKELSGYVRVSVGKPEHTDTLIDCLRRLS from the exons ATGGGTGTGATTAATCTCTCCCACGCTTCCTCACTTCACTTCACTAATCCCACTTCCCCAACACCCAGTTCTAAAAGGAATACTAGACCCACCTCTGTTATAGCCATGTCCACCATCCCTGTGCAGCAGCAGCCGCCACTAGTCAATGACGGTCAACACCGCTTGACCGGCGACTCTTTCATTCGAACCCATTTGAGGACCTTGTCTCCTTATCAACCCATTTTGCCGTTTGAG GTGTTGTCAGCCCGACTTGGAAGGAAGCCTGAAGACATCATCAAATTAGATGCAAATGAAAACCCTTACGGTCCTCCTCCGGAG GTTTCTGAAGCTTTGGGTGCATTGAAATTCCCATATATTTATCCGGACCCTGAAAGCCGTTGCTTACGTGCTGCCCTTGCAAAGGATTCAGGCCTTGATGCTGAATATCTTCTTGCAGGATGTGGTGCAGATGAACTCATTGATTTGATCATGAG ATGTGTGCTTGATCCTGGTGACAAGATTGTGGACTGCCCTCCCACGTTCACAATGTATGAATTTGATGCTGCAGTCAATGGGGCATCCGTAATTAAAG TGCCGAGGAAGTCAAACTTTAGCTTGAATGTAGAGGTCATCTCAGATGTAGTTAAACAAGAAAAACCTAAATGCATATTCCTAACTTCTCCAAACAATCCAGATGGGAG TATAATCAGCGACGACATTCTCTTGAAAATCCTTGAGCTTCCTATATTGGTTGTTCTGGATGAAGCATATATTGAGTTTTCTGGACTTGAATCAAGGATGCAATGGGTGAAGAAGCATGAGAATTTAATTGTTCTTCGAACATTTAGCAAACGAGCTG GCTTAGCCGGACTCCGGGTGGGATACGGAGCATTTCCCTTGACAATCATTGAATATCTCTGGAGAGCAAAGCAACCATATAATGTGTCCGTTGCTGCTGAAGTTTCTGCCTGTGCAGCATTGCAGAATCCCACCTACCTTGAG AACGTGAAAAATGCTTTACTGCAAGAAAGGGACAGGCTTTATCACCTTCTCAAGGAGCTGCCATTTCTCAAGCCTTATCCTAGCTATTCCAATTTCATTCTTTGTGAGGTCACATCCGGAATGGATGCTAAGAAACTCAAG GAGGACCTTGCAAAAATGGGTGTGATGATTCGTCATTACAACAACAAAGAGTTGAGCGGTTATGTTCGCGTATCAGTTGGGAAGCCTGAACACACAGATACCTTGATTGATTGCCTCAGACGCTTATCTTAA
- the LOC112182311 gene encoding histidinol-phosphate aminotransferase, chloroplastic isoform X2, which yields MLNFFGFLFSSVSKIVSKPVNEFHFLQVLSARLGRKPEDIIKLDANENPYGPPPEVSEALGALKFPYIYPDPESRCLRAALAKDSGLDAEYLLAGCGADELIDLIMRCVLDPGDKIVDCPPTFTMYEFDAAVNGASVIKVPRKSNFSLNVEVISDVVKQEKPKCIFLTSPNNPDGSIISDDILLKILELPILVVLDEAYIEFSGLESRMQWVKKHENLIVLRTFSKRAGLAGLRVGYGAFPLTIIEYLWRAKQPYNVSVAAEVSACAALQNPTYLENVKNALLQERDRLYHLLKELPFLKPYPSYSNFILCEVTSGMDAKKLKEDLAKMGVMIRHYNNKELSGYVRVSVGKPEHTDTLIDCLRRLS from the exons ATGCTAAACTT TTTTGGTTTCTTGTTCAGTTCAGTTAGCAAGATTGTCTCCAAACCGGTGAATGAGTTTCATTTTCTACAGGTGTTGTCAGCCCGACTTGGAAGGAAGCCTGAAGACATCATCAAATTAGATGCAAATGAAAACCCTTACGGTCCTCCTCCGGAG GTTTCTGAAGCTTTGGGTGCATTGAAATTCCCATATATTTATCCGGACCCTGAAAGCCGTTGCTTACGTGCTGCCCTTGCAAAGGATTCAGGCCTTGATGCTGAATATCTTCTTGCAGGATGTGGTGCAGATGAACTCATTGATTTGATCATGAG ATGTGTGCTTGATCCTGGTGACAAGATTGTGGACTGCCCTCCCACGTTCACAATGTATGAATTTGATGCTGCAGTCAATGGGGCATCCGTAATTAAAG TGCCGAGGAAGTCAAACTTTAGCTTGAATGTAGAGGTCATCTCAGATGTAGTTAAACAAGAAAAACCTAAATGCATATTCCTAACTTCTCCAAACAATCCAGATGGGAG TATAATCAGCGACGACATTCTCTTGAAAATCCTTGAGCTTCCTATATTGGTTGTTCTGGATGAAGCATATATTGAGTTTTCTGGACTTGAATCAAGGATGCAATGGGTGAAGAAGCATGAGAATTTAATTGTTCTTCGAACATTTAGCAAACGAGCTG GCTTAGCCGGACTCCGGGTGGGATACGGAGCATTTCCCTTGACAATCATTGAATATCTCTGGAGAGCAAAGCAACCATATAATGTGTCCGTTGCTGCTGAAGTTTCTGCCTGTGCAGCATTGCAGAATCCCACCTACCTTGAG AACGTGAAAAATGCTTTACTGCAAGAAAGGGACAGGCTTTATCACCTTCTCAAGGAGCTGCCATTTCTCAAGCCTTATCCTAGCTATTCCAATTTCATTCTTTGTGAGGTCACATCCGGAATGGATGCTAAGAAACTCAAG GAGGACCTTGCAAAAATGGGTGTGATGATTCGTCATTACAACAACAAAGAGTTGAGCGGTTATGTTCGCGTATCAGTTGGGAAGCCTGAACACACAGATACCTTGATTGATTGCCTCAGACGCTTATCTTAA
- the LOC112178613 gene encoding F-box protein SKIP5, whose translation MEVGEELSQPKWKRSVPKRFSSPKSSSSLSCLINNLDDGCLMHIFSFLSPIPDRYNTALVCHRWLFLACHPRLWLRVERSIKDPLEPGVFPSIETAVAAARPGDTILISAGGRHLASDIQIKKPLCLIGGGELPDETTLICSRGADSALEFLSTCKLANLTVKAELGSCLLHRSGRLTIDGCVLQCETNPLDFLSVPIVSTASAQTVLSSSVKCYKDGVSVSRTRIEGGAKAVSTSGYLTLQRVRVIYARTSLVFWFDMEQQ comes from the exons atgGAGGTGGGAGAAGAGCTGAGCCAACCGAAGTGGAAGAGAAGTGTTCCAAAGAGATTCAGCTCACCAaagtcatcttcttctttgtcttgtCTTATAAACAATCTTGATGATGGCTGCCTCATGCACATCTTTAGCTTCCTCTCTCCTATCCCAG ATCGCTATAACACCGCCCTGGTTTGCCACAGATGGCTTTTCTTGGCATGTCACCCTCGCTTGTGGCTGCGAGTTGAACGATCAATTAAAGATCCATTGGAGCCTGGCGTCTTCCCTAGTATTGAGACAGCGGTTGCTGCCGCAAG GCCTGGCGACACCATTCTAATTTCAGCAGGGGGAAGGCATCTTGCTTCTGATATTCAAATAAAAAAGCCGCTTTGCCTG ATTGGTGGAGGTGAGCTACCGGATGAGACAACCCTCATTTGTTCTCGCGGTGCAGACAG TGCATTGGAGTTCCTGTCCACCTGCAAATTGGCAAACTTAACTGTGAAGGCAGAGCTGGGTTCTTGCTTGCTTCATAGAAGTGGAAGGCTCACAATAGATGGGTGCGTGCTTCAGTGTGAGACGAATCCCCTAGACTTCCTTTCGGTCCCCATTGTGAGTACAGCAAGTGCGCAAACTGTGTTGTCTTCTTCGGTGAAGTGTTATAAGGATGGTGTTTCTGTTTCTCGGACTCGAATTGAAGGAGGTGCCAAGGCTGTTTCAACTAGTGGATACCTGACATTGCAGCGAGTACGAGTCATTTATGCTCGGACGTCTCTCGTTTTCTGGTTTGATATGGAGCAACAATGA